The genome window TTTTGTACCAAATTATGATATCTAAGAATCTAGAAAAGATATATCTGATATCtgattataataaataaataatcaaaacGTTTTTCAAAATCGTGATAGTTATTGGCGGTTTGTGGCCAAGCGCTCAGCTGCTCTCGTTGATACTGAGAAACGGGTATCTGGTAGTCGGGAAACATTCCAATGTATCGTTGTCAAGAGATGGTTTCCTTTGATTCATTCAATTTTAAATCTGAGTAAATTTCTAaaatttattgaatatttaagGACTAATTATAACAAATCGAGTGTATCACAAGCTTAGATTTAGCCTAACTACAGTTAGCAACAGTATTAGACGGGGAAAAGCTCGCTGTAGGTGAAGTTCTCAAGGATTTTGGTCGTGATAACCAGAAACTTGGCCTCCAGGGCGCGGGCAATCGGTGCGATCAAGTCGTTGGTGAAGACCTCGAAGTTTTGGTTGATCGTGTCATTGATGACATCGCCCAGAACCTTGTCTCCGTTGAAGAGGTTCTCCAGCTTCAGGTTTCCCTTGCCAGTGCGGATCTTCAGGACGAACTCCTTGACATGCAGGTATTCCAGATCATTAACACTCTTTATGTCGTACTGGACGCGCACATAAGCCACGAAGTTGGTGAAGTTTCCAGTGAACGGTCCATTGCCCTTGATCGGCAGTGCCAGAATGTTGCCATTGATCTCGTAGAGCCCATCGCCATGGAGATGGGGCAGAATCAACTCGAAGTCAAAGCGTCGGTTTTGGGTTGAAGCCCGCAGCTTGGTGATCTCAAAGTTGGAGGCGCCCAGGATGTTCAGCTTCTTGGCTTTCACCGTCAGCCCGGCGGATCCATCCAGAATGCTCAGATCTCCAATGTAGAGGGGCTCTAGCGGCGGTACGTTCAGTTCCTTAATGCCCTTGGCCAGATAGGGTCGCAAGTTGTGAACACTGCTCTTCAGGCACTTCGACAGTTCGGGATCGTTGCGATGGCACACCTGGATGTAGTCAGCTGAAGAACAAGGTGGATAAGTAACTCGGCTACACGGGTGAAATGTCTTCGTTACTTACGCATATTGCCAGCTGAGATGCATGCTACAAAACAGATCAACAGCGAGGCTACGATGAGTTGGAACTGCATTTTGCGTTTAAGTTTCAATTCGTTGCTGTAAAAAAGGTTTATTTACTATTAGGCAggaatatacattttattgaCGTCAAAGTTCGTCAGCAGGGGTTCATTAACCAGCAGGCCCACCCCTAAAATGATCCACCACCCATACGAGTATCTATTATCATCCGAAGTGGTTGATTGTAGGCATTACGCAGCTGCGACTCAGTCTAATAAACGGGAGGATCTCCAGACTGCTCAATTACTGTCATTTGCTACCTGTTTTGTTGTCAAGACTGTAATTGATTTTGATTGCGGCTTAATAGTCTTTGCGAATGAGCGTAGGGCTGGTTATAAATAATGCAAGGGAGTATTATAGGTATTGGAACTGAAATACATTTGGTAAAGCCATTAATACAATAAACTGGGTCAATTTGCtctaatgaaaacatttttaattgctcGCTCTGGGTTCCTTGAATAAATTCAAACTGAAGTAGATACCTATGAAGAATTATTGAAAATTAGGATAGAAACAACGAGTTGGTAACTGAAGGAAGATCATTTTTGCCGTAGAACATTTCGTCCTTGAAATAATtggaatttaaaaaacaactgcttaataaaaaactaaaaaaaaaatgtattcaaattatttagatTCATTTTAGACTGTTTATATTTGATCGATCTCTTTAGCTTTTCGCTCAATCCTTAGGGAGGATTTTCTAAATGGTTTACCCAATTAGGGGTTAGGGATGATTTCGCGTTTCCGAGATCTAGAGGATTCACCATAGTTAACCAGCCGTCGTTAAACTTACACAATTCAGAAGAGATTTCAACTGTATTCGCAATTATTTGTTTTGGCACCGATTTGTTATCTTTTTCAAATTAGTCGAAGGCTTCTCCACGTTCTCGAGCTGTCGAAGTCAGGTGTTGTTTTAGTAACCGTCAACAGATCGTACTGAATGCTAAATTGTTGAGACCGGCGTGTTTTATAGCAAAAATGACGCTACGATTTACATGAGAGCTTGGGCAAGCTGTGGACTCGAAAACACACGACGTAGAACTCGCAcgcccctgccacgcccctcccCCAGAAATCGCCAGGTAAGCTCGAGAAAGAGATGGCCAGctgagagcgagagagagagcgacTGGGGGCGAGCAAGACGCTAAGCAGCTActgtttaataattataataaaggTTGTGGGTTCCATTAATGTATTTCGGCGACCAGCCCAAGCACAAACGCTTGCGGAGTCAGTCGAGCGGGAAAATTGCCAGTTGGCCGGGAAAATGCAGACCGCAGGTCAAGCCGGAAATGGAGGCCCGAAGTGGATCTCCCAGAAtctgcactgggaaaaaaggTTGTGTGGGTGCAAGTCGCTACTTCGCACTATGACGACATGCTAACTGATGCTTCTGGGAATGCATTCAACTTCTTTAGGCTCCTCCAGCGTGTTTCCATTCGAAATGGGTACTGGCATTGTCATGATAGCCAATGCTCCAAATGAATCCTTCATACCTCTTACTACTCCTACATGCAACTTCAGCTGACCTGGCAGAGCGGAGCATACACATGTGTTGAATGTGCAGCATATGAGGCCGAACTAAATAAAACTCTCGACCTTTTGCAAAGGGGTTTTCTTCCGAGTGTGGGGTCGGCAGTTAGCGAGGGTCAGAACGTGTGGTTGTTACGCTCCCCACCAAAACCAGGGGCAGGCAGGGGCCAGGAAGATCGTTCTAGTCGCTACCGTGCCCGGCGTAATTACGCCACGCGAACATCTTAGATGGGGAGTCGTGTGTTGACAACCTGTTAACTCTGAAAATTGTGCTGGCGGATTGCATAATGGCGATCCCCTGGCGAAAAGCTTTCCCTGTCTTCAGATCAGCGAGGAAAGCGTTGGCTGGTTGCCTATGACACGGTTCGATGAGGATGCTGATTGCAGTGCAAAATTGGCGAGGAGCACGCAACTCGGCAGCCAGACAAAGATCACCTCCCAGCCCCATCCCAGTGATACTCGTAGCTGCGTTAGATAAGTGAGGAGTGCTGAGATGTTTGTTGCCCATTCATAGTTTATTATTCAATCGGATGTGGTAAGCTTCGCGTTGGACATGGAGATTTGTTCCGCCGGGCATTTGGGTATTCAGCGAGCACGTGTAGGCGTTTTGATGGATAATCGAGGGGGAGTGTAAGTTAAGCCCTTTTGCATAACCCTTCTATCCAGGAGGAGGAATATTGAGAATACAATAGCCTCTGGCTAGGCAAGGATCTCATCATTGCTTAAAGACGGgaacataaaatatttaaaaggcAGTTGTAATTATGACAATATGTCCACTACTGTTTAGTTGTAACCACCTACATAAGTGTACCTCGACTATCAAGAGATGGAGGCATGCTTCTTTTCTACTTTTCAAAGAATGATGAGATTCGCCATGCAGATTAATACTAGTAAGCTAAACCATATCCCAATTATGCTTATACAACATAGTTACTCCTCAAGTAACAGGCATTAAAAACCAACCAGGCCACCTCCTGTTTCATTCTAATCTCTTACCAAGATTCCTCATTCGATCATTCAAAGGCCTTGAACTAGCGTTGCAAACCCCAGCATGCGAAGGCAGTTAAGGTGCACATTATAATAACTCATATACCCATGCCATTCCGCACTGATGGGCCAAATGAGCCATTCAAAGTAAGAGCCATCAATCGTCGATTTACTTGGTATATTTCGCGGAATTGTGTGCAATAAATTAGGTCTTAGACTAGGGAAACTACATTCTAATTCAGGTTGATCCACTCGTCCAGCGGAATCTTGGCGAAAATGCGATCCATGAAGTTGCGGATGACCAGAGTGAGTTTGGTCCTGAGCGCCGGCTTCATTTCCTTGAGCAGCTCCTGGGAGTTGGAGTTGATGAACAGGTTGAGAGCAGCCTCTGTGGAGGACAGTATTATATGATGATAACACTACAAAACATAGTATTTCGGACTACTGCTACTACGTACGTATCACCGAGTTGCCGTTGGCGATGTTGTCCACTCCCATTTGGATCTCCTTCACGTTGAAGTCCATCTTGACGGAGTCCGTCGTCAGGTAGGTGCGACCGTCGGGACCCTCGTTGGCCACCGCCTTGAAGTAGATCTTGGCCTTCACTCCCTCTGCGTGATCGAGAGTCATTAGCAGTGCGTCATCCCAGCCCAGAAACCCGGTACCCACCGTACTCCCCCCAGTAGTCGCCGGCTCCGGAGGCCTTCACCAAGATCAGAACACCTGTGGACCGGTACTGCGCCTTGACGCGAATGCGGGGTATCTCGCACGTCAGCTGGAACTGCAGCGAGTCCAAGTCGGAGCTGCAAAAAGACAAGTTGAGATATGAGATATGGATATTGTGGATATTAATGGGCGCCTCTAATGGCAATGACAGTGACAATCTGCGAAGTAATGAGCTTAGCGAAAAACTGCCTTTTCATTGGTTTCACGCGAAGATGAGCGGACTATTTTGTCGTACTTTTCAGCCTTGAAGTTCTCTTTGGTCTTACATTCGATACCAAAGAGATCCAAGCCAAAACGGCTATACCAGTGGAGCTAGGTGGTACTTCTCGATGATCGAAATCAATATGAGAACCCATACGAGAATTCCGACCCTTCCAATACCCTTCCAACTCATCTCAACCCTACTTAGATATCCAAAAAACACATTAATGTTATGTATCTAGGTACGAACCACATAAGTGTAAAATATTCTAGGACTAGTACTAATGGAGTCTCAAGCAGACTGCACGAACCTATTGGAGTACCCAAAGTCAGGGTAGCCAGTCAGTGGCCACAGAAATCGAAACCGATACTGGAACCGGCCCAAACAATGCTCTCCACTTAGAGAATCTAGCGCTGGCACACTTTTCTGGCTCGTTTCTTGGTCAACGATCTGTGGGCCAGTCGTCTCTGCCCGTGCTTTATGTCTCTGCCACTCGGATTCTTTTATTTTCGCCAATTGAGAGCCAAGTGTCTGTAGCCAGATTGATGGTCGCCGGCTTAACTGCCTCTGCAGTTGCTATTGTCGGCGGAGTTGGCGTCCCAAATACCGGAAAGCATGGCTAAAAGTGTTCTTGGCTTTGGTGTTGCATAATGCGGGGCACTTAAAACATCAGAGGCCACCGAGGAGAGTGGGTCAACTTGTTAGAGAGTAGCCTCTCTTATATGTGGGAAAACGCTCGAAAGGCGCAAATGGAGAGCTAACCAGTTTTCAAGATATCATTTAaaagcatttttatttttaattgctgTTGGCATTAATTTAATTGTGGTTCTTATGAAACCGAGAAGCTAAAGGTGCATAAGTAATAAGAGTAAGCTAAGAATACCACAAATGCACTTTTATTGGTCAGCACGAATTCAATTTTTTGACCCAAAACCTTTAATTCGTTGTTATTGATTCGGATTAACCATATCTAGTTATTACCTAAGATAATCATCCCATAAGATAGTCATCCCATAACTGCCCAAGGTCGTTACTTGATCAATTTCCCGACTCCACAAAACTCCCAATAAACTGCATAAGTAGGCTATTACCAATGAAAGCGAACTTCCAGCGAACCACTTTTCCAGATAATCCACGACCCTCGTTCCCTGATTTCTCATTTAAGCCCATTTGCGAATAAATGCAACCAGCTAAGGTGGGCAAACACCTTGTTGCGGATAATTACGCGTCGAAAATATACTTTAATAAAAACCCcgggcaaatgcaaattggccTTGGCAAACATAAAACGCTCAAGCTAGTTAAGGAACCACTGAAATGCAAATCGGTTATTGCTCAATTGATTTCCCATCGCATCGTGTGCCAAACGTTTTGTCCATAAATCAAGACCATGAGCTACGAGGTATTCGCGAGGCTTTGGCAAACCCCGCGTCAAATCATTGCAAACTGCGCTCATTCAAATGAGCCCCCACAATGTTGACAAAATGCTAAGTGGAGATCGCGTGCTGGGGAGGCGGATTGAGTGGCCAACTGACTGATTGACTCACTGACCGATGGACTGGGCAGTTAGGCAAATGagcagcaaattaaattataattacaGGGAATCGAAGTTCTGTATCGTGAACTGGCGAGACGGGCCCAGGTACTCAAGACACCAAATGTGCATCCAACCGAATTCGTAAATCGATTGGCTTAGTCACGATTGACTTACATATTTTAGTggactaattaaattaaagaaaataatatatatagcaAGCTCCTTAGCATTTCAAGCCCCGACCTTCGATTAATTTCGCAATCTTTGAAACCTTTCATAGCATCTTAGCTGTAAGGATGTGCTCCACTCACCGGATGTTGGTCACTGTGATGTTGCTCACACCGTAGGCCTGAATGTTCCGGAAAAGTGCGCGGTAGCCATCCGGACCACTACCCAAAACTATGCCGATTTCATCAATCATCACGGGTTCGATCTGTCGGGGGAAATAAGTTATGTATCCATTAGGGTAAGAATAAAACTATCtttatttgcaaattttcAAAGTTCAGTGGCTTGTTGTCTGGAATCTAAGCTTATTTTCAGCTCACCTCGTAGATGTCCAACTCCGGCACTCCCTTCTGCAGGTAGTGCACCAGCTTGTTGCCACTTTCGCGAAGGCATTCGTTTATCTGGGCCTCGTCCCGCGGGCACTGTTGCAGGTAGTAGGCTGGAAAGGTCAATTCGAGGGGGGTGATTCAATGGGTGCATTTCGAATAAAGTGGTCTGTATGTGTGATGTTTTGCCTGGTCATGAATGTCATTGTCTCCCCACCGAGAGGAAATTAATCAACAGGGCTCACAATGAAAATGAAGATTCGCTTTCCTCCCGTAATTGCGATTCCCAGGTCCCAGGTGAATGCGTCAGTTGACGTGGGTTCAAGTTCACAATTACCTTGCCGATCTCACAACGATCGTTGCGAACATGTTCGGGCTGAACTATGAATTGCTGGGATGCGATGGGGTGGGACAAAACCGGCGACAGGTTTATGGCCGGGTTAATTATCGCAGTTGTGGTGGGGAGGGATGTGTGAAAACTAATAATAATGACGGGTTTCAGGGAAGGTTCCCAAACTTTGATGTGATTGTGCCCTGAATGTGAGTTAGAAACCTCTTGTGATTGGTACAGGGCATTTCTTAGAAATTGTGGCACAATCGGAGCACTTGAACGTAGAGTTTTTAGAGGCTAGCCGGCAAAGTACTGAATCAAGGTCAAGCCCATCAAGTGGGATCTTTATGGAACCGGGTAAGTGACTGCAAAGCCAGAACTATAAACCGGGGCTATCGTGGCCATCAATTGCCATTCTGGAACCTACTCGACCAGATCCGTAGCACGTCGACTTTCTTTGTTGCCGGAGCACGTCTTTTGGGGGTGGGCAATTAGCCGTTGCCAAATGCATGGGCCACTTGGGCCAAGTTGGTCGGTGGACGTGTCCAAGGACCGGCTGGAAAGTCAAAGTCGGCGCCGCAAGTGGCGTAACATAGAAAGCGCGGCCAAATAGGTATCACTTATCACACTTCGAGTATTTGATCACTACTTACGCTGCTCCTGGGCCAAAGTGGCGCCCAACAAGGCGACGAGCACGATGATGGCAATCTTTCCGCTCATTTTTCGGTCCGTCTGCATGAAAGTACAAGTAAACGGAAGTTGGCTTAGATAGGCGCTGTGTTTCACTTTTCTAGTTTCGTAATTTATTAGCAGCTTTTGGATATAGATATGCTAATTTCGCTCAGATGACGCAGCCCGCGCTCTTTACGAGCGAAAGTGAAAAAGGGGATAGAATTTAAAGCGCCCAAGTACGAGCTGCGATTGGGTTTCACTTTGGGCCGAAATTCTTCATCGGTCGCGGGCTGGAAGTGGGTCACGCAGCCAGTCCCAACCAGTTCACTGTTTGTTCTTGAGTAAAGAATCCGACTGTCTGCTGTCTTCTGCTTTCTTCGCCTCTGCGCTTACTTTGCATCCAACTTTCACGCGACTCGGCTGAGGAATGAGCTCGGCCTGCGTTGGTCCAAGCCATTTTAACCAGCCAGAAGCTCGAAAGCGCCGGCGAAAATGCAGCGAAAGAGCTGGCGAAGGGAAACCGAGAGAAGGCAACAGGCCTTCTTGCCACACCCCAGAAATCGGCGGGGCAGACAGTCCGTCGGCGTTTTCATCGCCGTTCGCTGCAATATGCTGGGAACATTAGCTTTGAGTTCCATATAACGTATATACAAGCATTTAGAGTCTGGATTTAGATGGATGTATATGAAATGGCATATCCCTGCTCTTAGTACCCGCTGATAGTATACCCTTAAACTACCTTAAACTACATCAACTCACCTcgatttttctctgtgtacaTTTGCGGGTAGTAATTTTGCCCGAAGGTTAAGTGTAAAGGGTCCCTGACTCGGAGCCCAACCTCCCACAGCCGCGATTGCAGCCTGGTAATGAGGCTGTCATGAATCATCCGACCGACTTGCCATCATTAGCGGTTCTACAAGCCGGGATTAGCCCAGTATAGCGATGTATCTCTTTGTTCTGCTGCCTTTCAGCCCTTTGTGGGCCGCACTTCCACTTGTGGCCAAAAGGTCAAGCCGTGCGATTAGAACCACGAGCTTTCCAAGAGGCGGGTGGCAAATCGGCTATGGGCACTcatcatccatccatccatccattcaTCCATCCATAACAAAGCACGCACTGAGCCAGTCGCAGAGTGTGTTAACCCTAATAATTCAGAAACGTGTATTTGCTCAGCGCGTCGAGGTATTGATGGTATGGAGATGGTATGGAGACTTGCCCCCAAACGAAATGCAATTGTCTTTCAAAACCTTTCGGGGATCTTTATGGACTGTTGGGAACGATTCCGGTTATTGACCATTGTctgttttgcatttaaattgtaaGCTGGAGGTGGAAGGGCCTCGTGATTCGTGAGGGAGTGCTCCAAATACAACTTATAACTTACTTGGATTGATTTATACGTTTTTAGTCATATATAGTCATATAAGATTATAGTTTAATTATGTACTGAACGCTTACGAGGAAATCATTTCTCATGCGTTTAACTATCGTTTAACTAACATGTAGATAATTACTTACTTTAAGAGTATATGGCACGAAGTATTACCTTCTACGCCCAATTGAGCATATTGGTGAAAAGCAGGTGTAAAAAATGTATTGCTTAACATCGGGaaagtaaataataataatttatttttattattctttattttattatttaaaattatccACTTATAATAAACATTATATGTGTATCagagttttttt of Drosophila mauritiana strain mau12 chromosome 3R, ASM438214v1, whole genome shotgun sequence contains these proteins:
- the LOC117143281 gene encoding protein takeout, with the translated sequence MQFQLIVASLLICFVACISAGNMPDYIQVCHRNDPELSKCLKSSVHNLRPYLAKGIKELNVPPLEPLYIGDLSILDGSAGLTVKAKKLNILGASNFEITKLRASTQNRRFDFELILPHLHGDGLYEINGNILALPIKGNGPFTGNFTNFVAYVRVQYDIKSVNDLEYLHVKEFVLKIRTGKGNLKLENLFNGDKVLGDVINDTINQNFEVFTNDLIAPIARALEAKFLVITTKILENFTYSELFPV
- the LOC117145068 gene encoding protein takeout — translated: MSGKIAIIVLVALLGATLAQEQPYYLQQCPRDEAQINECLRESGNKLVHYLQKGVPELDIYEIEPVMIDEIGIVLGSGPDGYRALFRNIQAYGVSNITVTNIRSDLDSLQFQLTCEIPRIRVKAQYRSTGVLILVKASGAGDYWGEYEGVKAKIYFKAVANEGPDGRTYLTTDSVKMDFNVKEIQMGVDNIANGNSVIQAALNLFINSNSQELLKEMKPALRTKLTLVIRNFMDRIFAKIPLDEWINLN